The following proteins are encoded in a genomic region of Maribacter hydrothermalis:
- a CDS encoding RagB/SusD family nutrient uptake outer membrane protein — protein sequence MKNNFKILTLSILSLVGVTSCTDLEIEETDSIISEGFQGLADPSSTVTNLYGTLAGQYAVQEDYFALQEVTSDEHLIPTRGGDWGDNGLWRVMHTHDWDGQHTFIVNLFQKWNSYQLQASQVLDSRSNPSATNIGDASFLRAYSMWVILDNFGQVPFRDTSLPSSSIPEVLTGQVALDFILADLETAITNAPATVALSGDANGRASKAAARYLKAKVLLNKHIYVGGTPDSGDMAEVISLVDAITADGYALQDGYFDLFLPDADTETIWSLEANTINKVVMGLHYNNTSIQGGGWNGFSTLAEFYDLFEGDSEFNELDASQNPANGQEERRGGVPTIGVPFANQPYAAEKDGYVNGSNVGYGFLINQQYALDGTPLEDRQGAPLTFKREFKDGSGAVNFINNDETTGIRIQKYAARNGDASISHQIVFRYADAHLMKAEAIFRSGGDPTAMINDLRTIRNTQELLGTVSEQDILDERGRELYQEAWRRNDLIRFGQFGRDWLFKAEGTINNDDYNVFPIPPAQLLANPNLVQNPGY from the coding sequence ATGAAAAATAATTTTAAAATCTTAACGCTTTCTATTCTATCGTTGGTAGGGGTTACTTCCTGTACCGACTTAGAAATAGAAGAAACAGATTCAATCATTTCTGAAGGGTTTCAAGGATTAGCTGACCCTTCATCAACCGTAACAAATCTGTATGGTACTCTAGCAGGACAATATGCCGTACAAGAAGATTATTTCGCTCTTCAAGAGGTAACCTCAGATGAACATTTAATACCTACCCGTGGTGGTGACTGGGGCGATAATGGACTTTGGAGAGTAATGCACACTCATGACTGGGATGGCCAACATACGTTCATCGTAAATCTTTTCCAAAAATGGAATTCTTACCAATTACAAGCATCTCAGGTTCTAGACTCAAGAAGTAACCCCTCAGCAACTAATATTGGTGATGCAAGCTTCCTGAGAGCTTATAGTATGTGGGTAATATTAGACAACTTTGGACAAGTCCCTTTTAGAGATACTTCTTTACCATCATCAAGTATTCCAGAAGTACTAACTGGTCAAGTAGCTTTAGATTTTATACTTGCTGACTTGGAAACTGCCATTACCAATGCACCGGCAACAGTAGCTTTAAGTGGAGATGCAAACGGTAGAGCCAGCAAAGCTGCAGCCAGATATTTAAAGGCTAAAGTTCTTTTGAACAAGCATATCTATGTTGGAGGTACTCCTGATTCAGGCGATATGGCTGAAGTAATTTCTTTAGTTGATGCAATTACTGCTGACGGTTATGCTTTACAAGATGGTTATTTTGACCTTTTCTTACCAGACGCGGATACTGAGACTATCTGGTCTTTAGAAGCGAATACGATAAATAAAGTAGTAATGGGACTTCACTACAACAACACCAGCATACAAGGTGGTGGTTGGAACGGTTTTAGTACGCTTGCTGAGTTTTATGACCTATTCGAAGGTGATTCTGAATTTAACGAATTAGATGCTTCTCAAAATCCTGCAAATGGTCAAGAAGAACGTAGAGGTGGTGTACCAACTATTGGCGTTCCTTTTGCAAATCAACCTTATGCTGCTGAAAAAGATGGTTATGTTAATGGTTCTAATGTTGGTTATGGTTTTCTTATCAACCAACAGTACGCCTTGGATGGAACACCATTAGAAGATAGACAAGGTGCTCCTCTTACTTTTAAAAGAGAATTTAAAGATGGTTCTGGAGCTGTTAATTTCATCAATAATGATGAAACTACTGGTATTCGTATTCAAAAATATGCTGCTAGAAATGGTGATGCCTCAATTAGTCACCAAATCGTTTTCAGATATGCAGATGCACATTTAATGAAAGCTGAAGCTATTTTTAGAAGCGGTGGTGACCCAACAGCTATGATTAACGACCTAAGAACAATTCGTAACACACAAGAGTTGTTAGGAACAGTTTCTGAGCAAGATATTTTAGATGAAAGAGGTAGAGAATTATACCAAGAAGCTTGGAGACGTAACGATTTAATTCGTTTCGGTCAATTTGGTAGAGATTGGTTATTTAAAGCGGAAGGAACTATAAACAACGACGATTACAATGTGTTCCCTATTCCACCAGCACAATTACTTGCAAATCCTAATTTGGTGCAAAACCCAGGATACTAA
- a CDS encoding solute:sodium symporter family transporter translates to MIGILSFLGFTALVAIISYFATRSTNEQTSDGYFLGGRSLTAGVIAGSLLLTNLSTEQIVGLNGSAYTDGLSVMAWETLAAIAIVVTAIFLLPKYLKGGLTTIPQFLAKRFDVTTKTITSGLFLTGYVVVLLPVILYSGSVAISGMFDVPTLLGVSDSTALVICIWGIGLIGSVYAVFGGLKAVAVSDSINAVGLLIGGLLIPIFGLMAIGDGSVFEGLDILVSTNPERFDSTGNTGQEVPFSTIFTGMMLVQLFYWGTNQQIIQRALGAKNLAEGQKGLLLASFLKILGPLILVLPGMIAYNYFDGGLASSDLAYPELVRAVLPKPLVGFFAAVLFGAILSSFNSVLNSSVTLFGIDIYKQHINPDAPETTVVKYGKIFGICLALAAMFIAPLIANAGSLFNYLQEINGIYSIPIFTIIVVGYLTKRVPAIAAKIGIISGSALYIISQFWLKGKFIDEALENASTSGITDPAQLKLIEAEAYPHFLHIMAILFVTNIIIMLVIGALKPRKEPFVLEYTDQVSITPYKYVNQVGIAICCIVIGIYVYFAR, encoded by the coding sequence ATGATAGGGATTTTATCTTTTTTAGGCTTTACAGCCTTAGTAGCAATAATTTCATATTTCGCAACAAGAAGTACCAATGAGCAAACTTCAGATGGGTATTTTTTAGGGGGAAGGAGTTTAACAGCGGGAGTTATTGCCGGGTCATTGTTGTTAACTAATTTGTCTACAGAGCAAATTGTGGGTTTAAACGGTAGTGCATATACAGACGGTTTGTCTGTCATGGCTTGGGAAACTTTGGCAGCAATAGCTATTGTTGTTACTGCAATATTTTTACTTCCAAAATATTTAAAAGGAGGCCTGACCACAATACCTCAGTTTTTGGCAAAAAGATTTGATGTAACTACAAAAACTATTACTTCGGGCTTATTCCTTACAGGTTATGTAGTAGTATTACTGCCGGTAATTCTGTATTCTGGATCCGTTGCAATTAGTGGAATGTTTGATGTGCCTACATTATTAGGCGTTTCTGATAGTACGGCATTGGTAATTTGTATTTGGGGTATAGGTCTTATTGGATCTGTATATGCCGTTTTCGGAGGTTTGAAGGCGGTTGCGGTTTCAGATTCTATAAATGCCGTTGGATTGTTGATAGGAGGATTGCTTATTCCGATATTCGGATTGATGGCAATTGGTGACGGAAGTGTTTTTGAAGGCTTGGATATTTTGGTAAGTACAAATCCAGAACGTTTTGATTCTACTGGAAATACAGGGCAAGAGGTTCCATTTTCAACTATTTTTACCGGAATGATGTTAGTGCAGTTATTTTACTGGGGAACCAATCAACAAATAATTCAAAGAGCTTTAGGGGCAAAGAATTTAGCAGAGGGTCAAAAAGGATTGTTGTTAGCTTCTTTCTTAAAAATACTAGGTCCATTAATCTTGGTGTTGCCAGGTATGATCGCTTACAATTATTTCGATGGAGGTTTAGCGTCTAGCGATTTAGCGTATCCGGAATTAGTAAGAGCGGTATTACCAAAGCCATTAGTAGGTTTTTTTGCGGCAGTATTGTTCGGAGCAATTTTAAGTTCTTTTAATAGTGTCTTGAACAGTTCTGTAACCTTGTTTGGTATTGATATTTATAAACAACATATTAATCCAGATGCGCCAGAAACTACAGTGGTTAAATATGGTAAAATTTTTGGAATTTGTCTTGCCTTGGCGGCGATGTTCATAGCCCCATTAATTGCTAATGCAGGTAGTTTGTTTAACTACTTACAGGAAATTAATGGTATTTACAGTATTCCAATCTTTACCATTATAGTAGTAGGCTATTTAACGAAAAGAGTACCTGCAATTGCTGCCAAAATTGGAATTATATCTGGTTCGGCTTTATATATTATTAGCCAGTTTTGGCTAAAGGGAAAGTTTATTGATGAGGCGTTAGAAAATGCAAGTACATCGGGAATTACGGATCCAGCACAACTTAAATTAATTGAGGCTGAAGCGTATCCTCATTTTTTACATATTATGGCCATATTATTTGTTACGAATATTATTATTATGCTTGTTATTGGAGCACTAAAACCTCGTAAAGAACCTTTTGTTCTTGAGTATACTGACCAGGTGTCAATTACTCCATACAAGTATGTAAACCAAGTAGGTATTGCAATATGTTGTATTGTAATCGGTATCTATGTATATTTTGCTAGGTAG
- a CDS encoding VCBS repeat-containing protein, with protein MKSILPKLFLLSFLFTLFYSCSSENDSNKSIKELKPTLFSLLPSEKTGISFINKVQNSKEFNIFKYRNFYNGGGVAIGDINNDGLSDIFLTGNMEPNKLYLNKGDFKFEDISETAGISGNKPWSTGVVMADINNDGLLDIYVSNAGNMEGNNHDNDLYINKGDGTFTEKAHEYNLAETGFSTHASFFDYDKDGDLDAYILNNSNIPVSSLGYAEQREVRAQDWEGVPKIFRGVGDMLLRNDNGKFVDVSEKAGIYGSLIGFGLGVMVIDINNDLYPDIYVSNDFYERDYLYINNQDGTFTEEVQKWTNHLSLSAMGVDMADINNDGLTDIFITDMLPEPDQRVKSVMEFEGYNVFKLKQSKDFHQQYIQNTLQLNNGNGSFSEVAYYSGIEATDWSWSGLLFDMDNDGLKDIYVTNGINHDLTDLDFVDFFANEIIQKMALTGRKESIDSIINKMPVTPLPNYAYRNNGDITFSNYNKQWGFEIPSRSNGSAYGDLDNDGDLDLVVNNVNMETFIYRNNSESQSTNNFIKLNFKGSDGNKFGVGTIARLYYPNNVIDQTLMPSRGFQSSVDYPMTIGLGATKELDSIRIIWPNDATVKLTNVKANQSITFVQDDAKEIFKPIKQNNPTLLKQIENNTLLIHEENNYMDFDNEGLISRSLAEEGPGLTVGDVNGDGNDDIFIGGGKDQSGALYLHTGNGSLSKPIVKYFETESSLEDTAAAFFDSDNDGDLDLMVGTGGNELGMQGTYGIRLYLNDGNGNFTISSNKLPTTNKNVAVIAPSDFDDDGDIDVFIGSRSVVSTYGINPDHLFLLNNGNGTFTDVSERAAYDLKDAGMVTDAKWLDMDGDGKKDLVTVSDWGSPKIYKNSGRRLSYNKTSLDSLNGWWGAVAGYDLDNDGDQDLILGNMGSNLHYKPKPGKPMKMWVNDFDNDGTIEQITTQNYDGGDYPLHQKKELTSQILALKKKNIKASDYAKRTIHELFPKNVLDNTILKLSSISESVIAINDGNGNFTIKILPPQVQFSCICGIQCLDINKDGNLDLVMAGNNFEFKPQYSRLDANYGNVLLGDGKLGFEWQNYADSGFFIRNEVKHIQVLKDKNGKQFIITAINNESPKLYKLNEK; from the coding sequence ATGAAATCAATTTTGCCTAAGCTATTCTTACTTAGCTTTCTTTTCACACTTTTTTACTCCTGTAGCTCTGAAAATGATTCTAATAAATCAATTAAAGAATTAAAACCCACACTTTTTTCTTTATTACCTTCGGAGAAAACTGGCATTTCATTTATAAACAAGGTGCAAAACTCCAAAGAGTTTAACATATTTAAATACCGAAATTTTTATAATGGTGGCGGCGTAGCAATTGGAGACATAAATAATGATGGTCTTTCTGACATATTTCTTACAGGAAATATGGAGCCTAATAAACTCTACCTAAACAAAGGTGATTTCAAATTTGAAGACATTTCTGAAACTGCAGGAATTTCCGGAAACAAACCTTGGTCTACAGGGGTAGTCATGGCCGACATAAATAATGACGGTTTACTAGATATTTATGTTAGTAATGCTGGTAATATGGAAGGCAACAACCATGATAATGACCTTTACATAAATAAAGGTGATGGTACGTTTACGGAAAAAGCGCATGAATATAATTTAGCAGAAACTGGGTTTTCAACACACGCCTCTTTCTTTGACTATGATAAAGATGGCGATTTAGACGCCTATATTTTAAACAATAGCAATATTCCTGTAAGTAGTCTTGGCTATGCAGAACAACGAGAAGTAAGAGCTCAAGATTGGGAAGGTGTGCCAAAAATTTTTAGAGGAGTTGGCGACATGCTACTTAGAAATGATAATGGAAAGTTTGTAGACGTAAGTGAAAAAGCAGGAATTTATGGCAGCCTTATTGGTTTTGGACTAGGAGTAATGGTTATTGACATAAACAACGACCTTTATCCGGATATTTATGTTTCTAACGATTTTTACGAACGCGATTATTTATACATCAACAACCAAGATGGTACGTTTACCGAAGAGGTGCAAAAATGGACCAATCATCTTAGCCTTTCTGCTATGGGTGTTGATATGGCTGATATTAACAATGACGGACTAACAGATATTTTTATTACCGACATGCTACCAGAGCCAGACCAGCGTGTAAAATCAGTTATGGAATTTGAAGGCTACAATGTTTTCAAACTAAAACAAAGCAAAGACTTTCATCAACAGTATATCCAAAACACTTTACAATTAAATAATGGGAATGGTTCATTTTCAGAAGTGGCGTATTACAGCGGTATTGAAGCAACAGATTGGAGTTGGTCTGGGTTGTTATTTGACATGGATAACGATGGCCTAAAAGATATTTACGTTACAAACGGTATTAATCACGATTTAACCGATTTAGATTTTGTAGATTTTTTTGCAAATGAAATCATCCAAAAAATGGCATTGACAGGTAGGAAAGAGTCCATTGATTCTATTATAAATAAAATGCCTGTTACACCTTTGCCAAATTATGCATACAGAAACAATGGTGACATTACCTTTAGTAATTACAACAAACAATGGGGATTCGAAATCCCTAGCCGTTCTAATGGCTCCGCATATGGTGATTTAGATAATGATGGTGATTTAGACCTTGTAGTTAACAATGTTAACATGGAAACTTTTATTTACAGAAACAATTCAGAATCCCAATCGACAAATAATTTCATAAAACTGAATTTCAAAGGATCCGATGGTAATAAATTTGGCGTTGGAACTATTGCTCGTTTATACTACCCAAACAATGTTATTGACCAAACTTTAATGCCGTCGAGAGGTTTTCAATCTTCTGTAGATTACCCTATGACCATTGGTCTTGGCGCCACAAAAGAATTGGATTCTATTAGAATTATATGGCCAAATGATGCAACTGTAAAGCTTACAAATGTAAAGGCGAATCAATCAATAACATTTGTTCAAGATGATGCGAAAGAAATTTTTAAACCTATAAAACAAAATAACCCAACTCTATTAAAACAAATAGAAAATAATACTTTGTTGATACATGAAGAAAACAACTACATGGATTTTGACAATGAAGGATTAATTTCTAGATCCTTAGCAGAAGAGGGTCCTGGATTAACCGTAGGTGATGTTAATGGTGACGGTAATGATGATATTTTCATTGGTGGCGGGAAAGACCAATCAGGTGCCCTGTATTTACATACAGGAAATGGCTCACTGTCGAAACCTATTGTTAAATATTTTGAAACCGAATCATCTTTAGAAGATACTGCCGCAGCATTTTTTGACTCTGATAATGATGGAGACTTAGATTTAATGGTTGGTACTGGAGGTAATGAACTAGGTATGCAAGGCACCTATGGAATTCGTTTATATCTAAATGATGGGAATGGTAATTTTACAATAAGCAGTAATAAACTGCCGACGACGAATAAAAATGTAGCTGTTATTGCCCCTTCAGATTTTGACGATGATGGAGATATAGATGTTTTTATAGGTTCCAGAAGTGTTGTTAGCACGTATGGCATTAATCCAGATCATTTATTTCTATTAAATAATGGAAACGGTACTTTTACAGATGTTTCCGAACGCGCTGCCTACGATTTAAAAGATGCAGGCATGGTTACTGATGCTAAATGGTTAGATATGGATGGTGACGGTAAAAAAGATTTGGTAACGGTTTCCGATTGGGGAAGCCCCAAAATCTACAAGAACTCTGGCAGAAGATTAAGTTACAATAAAACTTCACTTGACAGCCTAAATGGATGGTGGGGAGCTGTTGCAGGTTACGACTTGGATAATGATGGCGACCAAGATTTGATCTTAGGCAATATGGGCAGCAATCTTCATTACAAACCTAAACCGGGCAAACCTATGAAAATGTGGGTAAATGATTTTGACAATGATGGTACCATAGAGCAAATTACGACCCAAAATTATGATGGTGGAGATTATCCTCTACACCAAAAGAAAGAGCTTACATCACAGATATTAGCCCTGAAAAAGAAAAACATCAAAGCATCAGATTATGCCAAGAGAACTATTCATGAACTTTTTCCAAAAAATGTATTAGATAATACCATTCTAAAACTATCCAGTATTTCTGAATCTGTTATTGCAATAAATGACGGTAATGGGAATTTTACTATAAAGATATTACCACCTCAAGTACAATTTTCCTGTATTTGTGGTATTCAATGTTTAGATATCAATAAAGATGGAAATTTAGACCTAGTAATGGCAGGTAATAATTTCGAATTTAAACCACAATACTCTAGGCTGGATGCTAATTATGGAAATGTTTTATTAGGTGACGGCAAACTTGGTTTTGAATGGCAAAATTATGCGGATAGTGGATTCTTTATACGAAATGAAGTAAAACATATTCAAGTTCTGAAAGATAAAAATGGAAAACAATTTATAATTACTGCAATCAATAATGAAAGTCCAAAACTTTATAAATTAAATGAAAAATAG
- a CDS encoding VCBS repeat-containing protein: MKNSILFLSLLIFCIGCEQNSGELFIQRSSSETGITFENTLTPTKDLSILDYLYFYNGGGVAIGDINNDSLPDIYLTGNQVKNKLYLNKGNLKFEDITATAGVEGNSSWNTGTIMGDVNGDGLLDIYVCAVVGLNGFNGHNELFINQGDTTFKESASDYGLDFESYSSSAAFLDYDLDGDLDIYLLNHAVHTQDSYGNANVRFKRNYETGDKLLRNDNGRFVDVSEEAGIYGGTNGYGLGIAVSDFNQDGYPDLYIGNDFHEDDYYYLNNGDGTFKESLKQYFGHTSRFSMGSDVADINHDGLPDLISLDMLAQDEIVLKTSEGDDDIQIQKLKTQTFGYHNQYTRNMLFINQPDGTFLETALISGVAATDWSWSALFGDYDQDGEQDIYISNGIPKRPNDLDYINYISNENIRQKINNTNLVDQKALELMPSGFIGNMIFKGSSNLKFIDESKTWIAQDTIISGATAYGDLDNDGDLDLVTNNLYSAALIQENTTNNKNSWLKIKLNYTDQNRQGIGTKIFSYSNGTKQFKEMYTVRGFQASSEPIIHFGYNDLNTVDSLLIIWPNKSAQTIKHITTNQTLNIKPENTRPFVYQSLHPKTKSIFEKTINNLGINYIHIEDTYSDYLRQKLIPYQMSDRGPAVSVGDLNEDGKEDVFFGGSKYFPSQIYIQGDSTFHLRIFPEVKNDSIKEDITSLIGDFTNDGKNDLIIGTGGADFFNKMNPLTDSYYTANDSTFGKKEFPEFYENASLLLKLDYDKDNDLDVLVCNQSISADYGKKPNSYLLENTNGNFTVAASPFKELGMVTDAVVTDFNNDGWEDILFVGEWMSPRFFQNKKGKFSETFPLTNKKINGLWQTVSSFDIDGDGDQDYLLGNWGMNTKFTASPDHPMLMYYGDLDKNGDTETIVSTYKNGKNYPIDGLKELSSQLVFLRKKFNNYTSFAGKSIEEILNPEILSNAEIQKVHTLSSGYLRNDNGKFTFVAFDLDLQLAPIMSFLEYDFDGDDKTEILAAGNYFGVKPYHGRFDSFPGALINDANNIILANKIGLKLMGKSIRKMNIIHSNNENYLLLTFNNEAAEVYKIRER; this comes from the coding sequence ATGAAAAATAGCATTTTATTTTTAAGCTTATTGATTTTTTGCATTGGTTGTGAGCAAAATTCTGGCGAGCTATTTATTCAACGTTCTTCGAGTGAAACAGGAATAACTTTTGAAAACACCCTTACCCCGACTAAAGACCTTAGTATTTTAGATTACCTCTATTTTTATAATGGTGGTGGTGTTGCTATTGGTGATATAAATAACGACAGCCTGCCAGATATTTATTTAACGGGCAATCAAGTAAAAAACAAATTGTACCTCAATAAAGGAAATCTGAAATTTGAAGATATAACTGCAACTGCAGGTGTTGAAGGTAATAGCTCATGGAATACCGGGACAATTATGGGTGATGTAAATGGTGACGGACTTCTGGATATCTACGTTTGCGCAGTAGTTGGTCTAAACGGGTTTAACGGTCATAATGAGCTTTTTATAAATCAAGGAGATACTACATTTAAAGAAAGTGCATCTGACTATGGCCTTGATTTTGAATCGTATAGTTCATCGGCCGCCTTCTTGGATTATGATTTGGATGGTGACCTTGATATTTATTTATTAAATCATGCAGTGCATACTCAAGATTCTTACGGTAATGCAAACGTGCGTTTTAAGAGAAATTACGAAACAGGCGACAAATTATTACGGAATGATAATGGTCGTTTTGTAGATGTTAGTGAAGAAGCAGGTATCTATGGAGGTACTAACGGCTATGGCTTAGGTATTGCTGTTTCTGATTTTAACCAAGATGGTTATCCCGATTTATATATTGGCAATGATTTTCACGAAGATGATTACTACTATTTAAATAATGGCGACGGCACTTTTAAAGAAAGTTTAAAACAATATTTTGGTCATACCTCTAGATTTTCAATGGGTAGTGATGTAGCAGATATAAACCATGATGGCTTGCCCGATTTAATTTCTTTAGATATGTTGGCACAAGATGAAATCGTCTTAAAAACATCTGAAGGGGATGATGATATTCAAATTCAAAAACTCAAAACCCAAACTTTTGGTTATCATAATCAATATACTAGAAATATGCTTTTTATAAATCAACCAGATGGTACTTTCCTAGAAACTGCACTCATTAGTGGTGTAGCGGCTACCGACTGGAGTTGGAGCGCCCTTTTTGGAGATTACGACCAAGATGGTGAACAAGATATATACATTAGTAATGGTATCCCAAAAAGACCAAACGACCTCGATTACATTAATTACATTTCAAACGAGAATATTAGACAAAAAATAAACAATACTAACCTTGTAGACCAAAAGGCACTGGAATTGATGCCATCTGGTTTCATAGGAAATATGATATTTAAAGGTTCATCAAATCTTAAATTTATAGATGAATCTAAAACATGGATTGCTCAAGATACAATTATCTCTGGCGCAACAGCTTATGGAGATTTAGATAATGACGGCGATTTAGATTTGGTAACCAACAACCTGTATAGTGCGGCGTTAATTCAAGAAAACACAACTAATAATAAAAACAGTTGGTTAAAAATTAAATTAAACTATACTGACCAAAACAGACAAGGAATAGGTACCAAAATATTTTCATATTCTAATGGCACAAAACAATTTAAAGAAATGTATACCGTACGTGGATTTCAAGCCTCTTCTGAACCTATAATTCATTTTGGTTATAATGATCTTAATACAGTCGATTCTTTACTCATTATTTGGCCAAATAAAAGTGCTCAAACAATTAAACATATTACAACCAACCAAACACTAAATATTAAGCCAGAAAACACCAGGCCATTTGTTTACCAATCCTTACATCCAAAAACAAAGTCAATTTTTGAGAAAACAATTAATAATCTAGGTATAAACTATATACATATTGAAGATACCTACAGCGACTATTTACGTCAAAAGTTAATTCCGTACCAAATGTCCGATAGAGGTCCTGCAGTAAGTGTTGGGGATTTAAATGAAGACGGTAAAGAAGACGTATTTTTTGGTGGTTCTAAGTACTTTCCTTCCCAAATTTATATACAGGGCGATTCTACTTTTCACCTAAGAATATTTCCTGAAGTTAAAAACGATAGTATAAAAGAAGATATAACATCGCTTATTGGCGACTTTACTAATGATGGAAAAAACGATTTGATTATAGGCACTGGTGGGGCTGATTTTTTCAATAAAATGAACCCACTTACGGATAGTTATTACACAGCAAATGATAGCACTTTTGGCAAAAAAGAATTTCCAGAGTTTTATGAAAACGCATCATTGCTACTAAAACTAGACTATGACAAGGATAACGACTTAGATGTTTTAGTTTGCAATCAATCTATAAGTGCAGATTACGGCAAAAAACCAAATAGCTATTTATTAGAAAATACCAATGGCAACTTTACTGTAGCTGCTAGTCCCTTTAAAGAATTAGGAATGGTTACAGATGCTGTCGTGACAGATTTTAACAATGATGGTTGGGAAGATATTTTGTTTGTAGGTGAGTGGATGTCACCCCGTTTCTTTCAAAACAAAAAAGGTAAATTTTCTGAAACATTCCCCTTAACAAATAAAAAAATCAATGGATTATGGCAAACTGTTTCCAGTTTTGATATTGATGGTGATGGCGACCAAGATTATTTGTTAGGCAATTGGGGTATGAACACAAAATTTACTGCATCACCAGATCATCCAATGTTGATGTATTATGGTGACCTGGATAAAAATGGGGATACCGAAACAATCGTTAGTACATATAAAAATGGTAAAAATTATCCAATAGATGGCTTAAAAGAACTATCAAGTCAATTAGTTTTCCTTCGTAAAAAGTTCAACAATTACACCTCATTTGCTGGAAAATCTATTGAGGAAATATTGAATCCAGAAATTTTGTCCAATGCTGAAATTCAAAAAGTACATACATTAAGTTCTGGGTACTTACGCAATGACAATGGCAAATTTACTTTTGTAGCTTTTGATTTAGATTTACAGCTAGCTCCCATTATGTCTTTTTTAGAATACGATTTTGATGGTGATGACAAGACAGAAATATTAGCAGCTGGTAATTATTTTGGTGTTAAGCCATATCATGGTCGTTTCGATTCTTTTCCTGGGGCTTTGATAAATGATGCTAACAATATTATCTTAGCCAACAAAATTGGATTGAAATTAATGGGGAAATCAATTAGAAAGATGAATATAATCCATTCAAACAATGAAAATTACTTATTGCTTACTTTTAATAACGAAGCAGCAGAAGTTTATAAAATACGTGAAAGATAA